In one Persephonella sp. genomic region, the following are encoded:
- the lptA gene encoding lipopolysaccharide transport periplasmic protein LptA yields the protein MFRIFLIFLLFSHTVFGMENKKEPVVIEADTLEYLKKNSMIIYKGNVVVKKGDFTLKSDLLKIFLDEKGDIKKIIATGNVRFVKGNRKGKSEKAEYFKDKNYLILLGNAELQQNSNIIEGDEIVYYLDTEKAEVKGKHKRVRSIFFPEEKGKEK from the coding sequence ATGTTTAGGATTTTTCTTATTTTTTTGCTTTTTTCACATACAGTTTTTGGTATGGAGAACAAAAAGGAACCTGTTGTTATTGAAGCTGATACACTGGAATATCTGAAAAAAAACAGCATGATTATATACAAAGGAAATGTTGTTGTAAAAAAGGGAGATTTCACCCTGAAGTCAGATCTTTTAAAGATATTCCTTGACGAAAAGGGAGATATAAAAAAGATCATAGCAACAGGAAATGTAAGGTTCGTTAAAGGAAATAGAAAAGGTAAAAGTGAAAAGGCTGAATACTTTAAAGATAAGAACTACTTAATTCTTTTAGGAAATGCAGAACTTCAGCAAAACAGCAATATAATAGAAGGAGATGAGATAGTTTACTACCTTGATACAGAAAAAGCAGAAGTTAAAGGTAAACACAAAAGGGTAAGATCAATATTCTTCCCAGAAGAAAAAGGGAAAGAAAAATGA
- the lptC gene encoding LPS export ABC transporter periplasmic protein LptC has protein sequence MKGKIISYTIIFFVLVLIFNQISQMFEKERLKNIKYKKGEIENFIISGVNSDRYILKGKKLIQEDGKFLIKTFNLEYMKNGENIFIHSNKGVYNTSRDILDLIGNVKVVSQNLTLETDILKVLVKERRAFNTKPVKMYSGEMETFGSNIFINLKDEMLKLENVKTIYRGS, from the coding sequence GTGAAAGGTAAGATAATCTCCTACACAATTATTTTTTTTGTTCTTGTTCTTATTTTTAATCAGATATCACAGATGTTTGAAAAAGAGAGACTTAAAAATATAAAGTATAAAAAGGGGGAGATTGAAAACTTTATAATATCCGGTGTTAATTCAGATAGATACATACTAAAAGGAAAGAAATTAATACAGGAAGATGGTAAATTTTTAATCAAAACATTTAATCTTGAATATATGAAAAATGGGGAAAATATATTCATACATTCAAATAAAGGTGTATATAATACCAGCAGAGACATACTTGATCTTATAGGAAATGTAAAGGTGGTCTCACAGAACCTCACACTAGAAACAGATATACTAAAAGTTCTTGTAAAAGAAAGAAGGGCATTCAACACAAAACCTGTTAAAATGTATTCAGGTGAGATGGAAACATTCGGTAGTAATATATTTATTAATCTAAAAGATGAGATGCTCAAGCTTGAAAATGTGAAAACAATCTACAGAGGCTCTTGA
- a CDS encoding DUF4149 domain-containing protein, giving the protein MNKAIDTLVLLLIGALIGINIFFSYVIAPLLFSHFDHRHAGEIMNIIFPYYFASGWIIGIVLYTLIGIKSIKDKQIIKKYRGFIIGVLILVITHMALHKTVLPIGKNLSAQYYSAVDKGEKKKASELKSKFKTVHGISSTINLFNLILEIYLFQYYFLRVRR; this is encoded by the coding sequence TTGAATAAAGCAATTGATACATTAGTATTACTTTTAATTGGTGCTTTAATAGGAATAAACATTTTTTTTTCCTATGTGATAGCTCCTCTCCTCTTTTCACATTTTGACCATAGACATGCTGGGGAGATTATGAATATAATCTTCCCATACTATTTTGCATCTGGCTGGATCATAGGGATAGTTCTTTACACTCTAATAGGTATAAAATCCATAAAAGATAAGCAAATTATAAAAAAGTATAGAGGGTTCATCATCGGGGTTCTTATACTTGTGATTACACATATGGCACTCCATAAAACCGTCCTTCCTATAGGAAAAAATCTGAGTGCTCAGTACTACTCTGCCGTTGACAAAGGGGAAAAAAAGAAAGCATCAGAACTAAAATCAAAATTTAAAACTGTTCACGGAATATCAAGCACAATCAATCTTTTTAACCTTATCCTTGAAATCTATCTGTTCCAGTATTATTTCTTAAGAGTAAGGAGGTAA
- a CDS encoding AAA family ATPase, which produces MTYLEFFGLKEDPFKITPDYRYFYPSKSHRIADNLLRYVVKHGEGFCVIVGEPGTGKTTVVRKFISSLSDNIIYALILTPKLQPEEFLKVVLDDLGVHIEADSKHDLLKKFREFLEKKVSEGKKVLIIVDEAQNLPEETLEELRLLSNLETANEKLVQIILLGQPELDEKLKLPQLRQLNQRITNKIKLMPLTEDETFRYIYHRLAVAGKGNIRFKDSAIKKIYRYSKGIPRIINILASRSLMSAFMTGSFVIKPENVEAARETLNPDMVSSPNYLTRGKMLVYTLIVANLIGIMYLLYRLMFVEG; this is translated from the coding sequence ATGACATATTTAGAATTTTTTGGACTTAAAGAGGATCCGTTTAAGATAACCCCAGATTACAGATATTTTTACCCGTCTAAATCCCACAGAATAGCAGACAACCTTTTGAGGTATGTTGTAAAACATGGGGAGGGTTTTTGTGTCATAGTTGGTGAACCTGGAACAGGAAAAACAACGGTAGTAAGAAAGTTTATAAGTTCTCTTTCTGACAACATAATATACGCTCTGATCCTTACACCAAAGCTACAGCCTGAAGAATTTTTAAAGGTTGTGCTTGATGATCTTGGAGTTCATATTGAGGCAGACTCAAAACATGACCTTCTTAAAAAATTCAGGGAGTTTCTTGAAAAAAAAGTTTCCGAAGGAAAAAAGGTTCTCATAATTGTTGATGAAGCTCAGAACCTTCCTGAAGAAACTTTAGAGGAATTAAGGCTTTTATCCAACCTTGAAACAGCAAATGAAAAACTTGTTCAGATAATACTCCTTGGTCAGCCTGAGCTTGATGAGAAACTCAAACTTCCCCAGTTGAGACAGTTAAATCAAAGAATAACAAATAAAATAAAACTTATGCCCCTTACAGAAGACGAAACCTTCAGATATATTTACCATAGGCTTGCTGTTGCAGGGAAAGGAAACATAAGATTTAAAGATTCAGCTATAAAAAAAATATACAGATACTCTAAAGGAATTCCAAGGATAATAAACATACTTGCATCAAGGTCATTAATGTCTGCCTTTATGACCGGCTCATTTGTTATAAAACCTGAGAATGTAGAGGCGGCAAGAGAAACTTTAAACCCTGATATGGTCAGCTCTCCCAATTACCTGACCAGAGGAAAAATGCTTGTGTACACATTGATTGTTGCAAACCTTATAGGTATTATGTATTTACTTTACAGATTAATGTTTGTAGAGGGTTAG
- the hemA gene encoding glutamyl-tRNA reductase — protein MEIFATGLNYKTAPVEVREKLAISEENYSEILEKINKIPSIYECCILSTCNRVEIYGISDSPDESYIDILKILSSYSGLKVEDLKKYIFLYKDKSAIKHIFQVSSSLDSMVIGEPQIVCQFKDSFIKAKENNTVKHVMTRLFDKAMNVSKKIRTSTGISKRAVSISYAAIELAKKIFGDLSDKNVLLLGAGEMAELAAKHLASAGVRHIFVSNRTFEKAVQLADEFGGSAIRFNKLFEFLPEADIIIVSTGAKEPILRKEHFKEIDKVRKGKPVFIIDISVPRNVSEDVNDIENVFLYNIDDLKMVVDKNLEERKIAAESAKILIDEEVAKFDRWLKQLHVNPVIAKVRSYADEIREKQLERLFRDMSYLNEKERENIDLAVRSIINKLLHRPTMYIKDRATKENSEIYIDIFEEMFSPKWDLRKQQNKRSIKKGKKSER, from the coding sequence ATGGAGATATTTGCAACAGGACTTAATTACAAGACGGCTCCAGTTGAGGTGAGGGAGAAGCTTGCAATATCCGAGGAAAACTATTCTGAGATATTAGAAAAAATAAACAAAATTCCGTCTATTTATGAATGCTGTATTCTTTCAACCTGCAACAGAGTAGAGATTTACGGAATTTCTGACAGTCCTGATGAATCGTATATTGATATACTGAAAATACTATCTTCTTACTCCGGGCTTAAAGTGGAGGATCTGAAAAAATATATTTTCCTGTATAAAGACAAAAGTGCTATAAAACATATATTTCAAGTTTCATCAAGTCTTGATTCTATGGTAATAGGAGAGCCCCAAATTGTATGCCAGTTCAAAGATTCATTTATAAAAGCAAAAGAAAACAACACCGTTAAGCATGTGATGACAAGACTTTTTGACAAAGCGATGAATGTTTCAAAGAAGATAAGAACATCTACAGGTATAAGCAAAAGAGCTGTCTCTATAAGCTATGCTGCAATAGAACTTGCTAAAAAGATATTTGGTGATCTTTCGGACAAAAATGTTCTTCTTCTTGGTGCAGGAGAGATGGCAGAGCTTGCTGCCAAACATCTGGCATCAGCAGGTGTTAGACACATTTTCGTTTCAAACAGAACATTTGAAAAAGCAGTTCAGCTTGCCGACGAATTTGGTGGATCTGCTATAAGGTTTAACAAGCTGTTTGAGTTTTTACCTGAGGCAGATATAATAATAGTTTCAACAGGAGCAAAAGAACCAATATTAAGAAAAGAACATTTTAAAGAAATAGATAAAGTAAGAAAGGGAAAACCTGTTTTCATTATAGATATATCAGTCCCAAGAAATGTTTCAGAAGATGTAAATGATATAGAAAATGTTTTCCTTTACAATATTGATGATCTTAAAATGGTTGTTGACAAAAACCTTGAAGAGAGAAAAATCGCAGCAGAATCTGCAAAAATTCTTATAGATGAAGAAGTTGCAAAGTTTGACAGGTGGTTGAAACAACTTCATGTTAATCCTGTGATAGCAAAGGTGAGAAGTTATGCAGATGAAATAAGGGAGAAACAACTTGAAAGACTGTTCAGAGATATGTCTTACCTGAACGAAAAAGAGAGAGAAAATATTGACCTTGCAGTCAGATCTATTATAAACAAACTCCTTCACAGACCTACAATGTATATAAAAGACAGGGCTACAAAAGAAAACAGCGAGATTTATATTGATATATTTGAAGAGATGTTCAGCCCAAAGTGGGATCTAAGAAAACAGCAGAATAAAAGATCTATAAAAAAAGGCAAAAAAAGTGAAAGGTAA
- a CDS encoding IS200/IS605 family accessory protein TnpB-related protein has product MITLQCKLTFENEKNKQRLLELMKKFSSCYRYAYNRLLDGHKRKELKKHLQKVFNLNSRYCDDAIHKAQSLINSCKEREQNPKKVIFGGRRLFEKLNKKHINGEKREKLKQKWEERRKGCLYSRGDKTKKGNLNTRIIFEKEGLKLRINTGERDRIQVNIKRTVNRQNDKWTGFIARLLEAEKTGEHFPYSVEIKLINGQIYAFISFEEELPEELIITKEEGIIGIDINAKPFHIALTTLKPDGNLQAISKVSLHELINKTKNQREYLSWRIAHQIVEIAIVQNKAIAIERLYTIPKGNKGDGSKKLRKIKQQWIYRGILEKIKALAKREGIQILEVNPAYTSIIGMLKYAPQYNLDKDTAGAYVIARRGLGFKEKLPTHYKNLILDENFIQYAISKIKEERQKTKEQLKTETKQYKKKPLKRKQKELNTQIKILQNLNSEPQTQQPVNQWEEQVRGYLRSSYKLWQVVKVALTIPVLGKSVPRDLSSLKPILVLGDWDRVVKGLVPTSWGRGYGASEIPPAGECLHLNKAEYKYPSPKCS; this is encoded by the coding sequence ATGATAACCCTACAATGCAAGCTGACTTTTGAAAACGAAAAAAATAAGCAAAGGCTACTTGAGTTGATGAAGAAATTTTCATCCTGTTATAGATATGCATATAATAGGTTGTTAGATGGACACAAGAGAAAAGAGCTTAAAAAACACCTGCAAAAAGTATTCAACCTAAACTCAAGATACTGTGATGATGCGATACACAAAGCACAAAGTCTAATAAACTCCTGCAAAGAAAGAGAACAAAATCCAAAAAAAGTAATATTTGGAGGCAGAAGACTATTTGAAAAACTAAATAAAAAGCACATAAATGGAGAGAAAAGAGAAAAACTCAAACAAAAATGGGAAGAAAGGAGAAAAGGCTGTTTATACTCAAGGGGAGACAAAACCAAAAAAGGAAACCTAAACACAAGAATAATATTTGAAAAAGAAGGATTAAAACTGAGAATAAACACAGGAGAAAGAGACCGGATACAAGTAAACATAAAAAGAACTGTAAACAGACAAAACGACAAATGGACAGGATTTATAGCAAGGTTATTGGAAGCAGAAAAGACAGGAGAACATTTTCCATACTCGGTAGAGATAAAACTAATAAACGGACAAATTTATGCATTTATAAGTTTTGAAGAGGAACTACCAGAAGAGCTAATAATAACAAAAGAAGAAGGTATAATAGGAATAGACATAAATGCAAAACCATTTCATATAGCACTTACAACTCTAAAACCAGATGGGAATTTACAAGCAATAAGCAAAGTATCTCTACACGAACTAATAAACAAAACAAAAAACCAGAGAGAATACCTAAGCTGGCGGATAGCACATCAGATAGTAGAAATAGCGATAGTGCAAAATAAAGCGATAGCAATAGAAAGGTTATACACAATACCAAAAGGGAACAAAGGAGATGGGAGTAAAAAATTAAGAAAAATAAAACAGCAATGGATATACAGAGGTATATTAGAGAAGATAAAAGCATTAGCAAAGAGAGAAGGAATACAGATATTAGAAGTAAACCCAGCATACACATCAATAATAGGAATGCTAAAGTATGCACCACAGTATAACCTTGACAAAGACACAGCGGGGGCATATGTAATAGCACGGAGAGGATTAGGGTTTAAAGAAAAACTACCCACACACTATAAAAACCTGATATTAGATGAAAACTTTATTCAATATGCAATAAGCAAAATAAAAGAAGAAAGACAAAAAACAAAAGAGCAACTAAAGACAGAAACAAAACAATATAAGAAAAAACCATTAAAAAGAAAACAAAAAGAGTTAAACACACAAATCAAGATATTACAAAATCTTAATAGTGAGCCACAGACCCAACAGCCTGTAAACCAGTGGGAGGAACAGGTGAGGGGCTACTTAAGGAGTAGTTATAAACTGTGGCAAGTTGTTAAGGTAGCCCTCACTATCCCAGTTCTGGGTAAGTCAGTGCCAAGAGATTTATCATCCTTGAAGCCGATACTGGTTTTAGGGGATTGGGACAGGGTTGTGAAAGGGTTAGTTCCTACTTCTTGGGGTAGGGGCTATGGTGCAAGCGAAATACCGCCAGCTGGGGAGTGCTTACACCTGAATAAGGCGGAATACAAATACCCAAGCCCAAAGTGTAGTTAG
- a CDS encoding roadblock/LC7 domain-containing protein gives MASRFEDILQSVVRDAGAEGAVLVSPDGLAIASVLPEGIDEDRVAAMGAAILSLGERVTTELNKGTLEQLYVKGSKGYMIFTGIGDLAVLGILAPSNAKLGLLLMEIKRAAKQIEESLG, from the coding sequence ATGGCTAGTAGATTTGAGGATATACTTCAATCTGTGGTAAGGGACGCTGGAGCTGAAGGTGCTGTTCTTGTCAGCCCGGACGGGCTTGCAATAGCTTCTGTTTTACCTGAGGGGATAGATGAGGACAGGGTGGCTGCTATGGGAGCTGCCATACTGTCTCTGGGAGAAAGGGTAACAACAGAGTTGAATAAGGGAACACTTGAACAGCTGTATGTTAAAGGTTCAAAAGGATATATGATTTTTACAGGTATAGGGGATCTGGCTGTTTTAGGTATACTTGCCCCCTCAAACGCAAAACTGGGACTTCTCCTTATGGAGATCAAAAGGGCAGCAAAACAAATAGAGGAAAGCTTGGGATAA
- the ndk gene encoding nucleoside-diphosphate kinase, which translates to MAVERTLMLIKPDAVKKGVEGKIIAHVQEKGFKLLALKKLKLSKEQAGQFYYVHRERPFYDELCEFMSSGPIVAMVWEGENAIERIRQIMGATNPEEAEEGTLRKLYGTNIGENAVHGSDSKESADFEIPFFFSRLEIVE; encoded by the coding sequence ATGGCTGTAGAAAGAACATTAATGCTGATCAAACCAGATGCTGTAAAAAAAGGAGTTGAAGGCAAAATAATAGCCCATGTTCAAGAAAAAGGATTTAAACTTTTAGCCTTAAAAAAATTAAAACTTTCCAAAGAACAGGCAGGACAGTTTTATTATGTACATAGAGAAAGACCTTTTTATGATGAGCTTTGTGAGTTTATGTCTTCAGGACCTATAGTGGCTATGGTATGGGAAGGAGAAAACGCTATAGAAAGGATCAGACAAATAATGGGTGCGACAAATCCTGAAGAAGCAGAAGAAGGAACTCTTAGAAAGCTGTATGGAACAAACATAGGCGAAAACGCCGTTCACGGATCAGATTCAAAAGAATCTGCAGATTTTGAGATACCATTTTTCTTCAGCAGGTTGGAGATAGTTGAATAA
- a CDS encoding HAMP domain-containing protein: MEQNKKSVLTVISLIVLGGSVIGSLFVGILVYFLLSSSGVSDALLKAVVSTVIIQIAFLIPVFLIRTMVDKYIVSKIKDVSKALQEVSTGNLDYEIKVEGNDELTELAESFERMRISMKTIMDKLEEGEI; this comes from the coding sequence ATGGAGCAGAATAAAAAATCTGTCCTTACAGTTATATCTCTCATAGTTTTAGGTGGTTCGGTAATAGGATCCCTTTTTGTAGGTATTCTGGTTTACTTTCTTCTCAGCTCATCAGGTGTAAGCGATGCACTTTTGAAAGCAGTAGTGTCAACGGTTATTATACAGATCGCCTTTCTTATTCCTGTTTTTCTTATAAGAACTATGGTTGACAAATACATAGTCTCTAAGATAAAAGATGTTTCAAAAGCTCTTCAGGAAGTCAGCACAGGAAATCTTGATTATGAAATAAAAGTTGAAGGGAATGATGAACTTACAGAGCTGGCAGAATCTTTTGAAAGAATGAGAATAAGTATGAAAACAATTATGGATAAACTTGAAGAGGGAGAAATTTAA
- a CDS encoding sodium-dependent transporter gives MKIKREHWGTRLGLILAVAGNAIGLGNFLRFPVQAADNGGGAFMIPYMISLILLGIPLLWIEWALGRFGSKKGHGTAVAVFDYLWKNPVAKYIGFLGVLIPLTVVVYYTYIESWTLLYSFFSLIGGLPSTPLTADVKDYLEPFKNFLFEKTGETSEGFLLKPPLETYIFFLITLVINLYILYRGVSAGIEKVAKIAMPLIFIMAIILMVRVFTLTSPDGRNFLDGLGFLWNPDFSALTNPKVWLAAAGQVFFTLSVGFGAILTYASYIKPKDDIALNGLAGASVNEFAEIILGGSIAIVASVIFFGVGATAVIASHGAFDLGFMALPAIFANIPYGQFFSFVWFLLLFFAGVTSSIALCQPAIAFLEDELGYSRQKSVALLGGFLFFAAHIPIFIKGALGELDFWVGTMGLVLFALFEAVVFFWIYGSKKAWEEMTRDNDIKIPKIFYYIMKFVAPTFLIIILVSWVFEYLPSVLSKTDIGTWVARGFLLFLTIAGILIIKLAWEKRNGRTSS, from the coding sequence ATGAAAATAAAAAGGGAACACTGGGGAACCCGTTTAGGATTAATACTTGCTGTTGCTGGCAATGCGATAGGTTTAGGTAATTTCTTGAGATTTCCCGTGCAGGCTGCCGATAACGGCGGTGGCGCATTTATGATACCTTACATGATTTCCCTTATACTCCTTGGAATACCACTGCTGTGGATAGAATGGGCTTTAGGAAGATTTGGAAGCAAAAAAGGACACGGAACAGCCGTTGCTGTTTTTGATTATCTGTGGAAAAATCCTGTTGCAAAATATATAGGGTTTTTAGGTGTCCTAATACCGCTTACTGTTGTTGTTTATTACACATACATAGAATCATGGACTCTACTTTACAGCTTTTTCAGCCTCATAGGAGGTCTTCCGTCAACACCTTTAACAGCAGATGTTAAGGATTATCTTGAACCATTTAAAAATTTTCTCTTTGAAAAAACAGGGGAAACCTCAGAGGGATTTCTGCTCAAGCCACCTCTTGAAACATACATATTCTTTCTTATCACGCTTGTTATTAACCTTTACATACTGTATAGAGGTGTGAGTGCCGGAATAGAAAAAGTCGCAAAAATAGCAATGCCCCTTATTTTCATAATGGCTATAATTCTAATGGTCAGGGTTTTTACCCTAACATCACCTGACGGGAGAAACTTTCTTGATGGTCTTGGGTTTCTGTGGAACCCTGATTTTTCTGCATTAACAAATCCGAAGGTATGGCTTGCTGCTGCTGGACAGGTCTTTTTTACACTGAGCGTTGGTTTTGGTGCCATATTGACGTATGCCTCTTACATAAAACCAAAAGACGATATAGCCCTTAACGGACTTGCCGGAGCATCAGTTAATGAGTTTGCAGAGATAATACTGGGAGGATCGATAGCAATAGTTGCGTCTGTTATATTCTTTGGAGTAGGTGCCACAGCTGTAATTGCAAGTCACGGTGCTTTTGATCTTGGTTTTATGGCACTTCCTGCAATATTTGCAAATATACCTTACGGACAGTTCTTCAGCTTTGTTTGGTTTCTCCTGCTGTTTTTTGCAGGGGTTACATCATCTATAGCATTATGTCAGCCTGCAATTGCATTTCTTGAAGATGAACTGGGCTACTCAAGGCAAAAATCAGTAGCTCTCTTAGGAGGATTTCTTTTCTTTGCTGCTCATATTCCCATATTCATAAAAGGTGCTCTGGGCGAACTGGATTTCTGGGTTGGCACAATGGGGCTTGTTTTATTTGCCCTTTTTGAAGCTGTGGTATTTTTCTGGATATACGGCTCTAAAAAAGCATGGGAAGAAATGACAAGGGATAACGACATTAAAATACCAAAAATCTTTTACTACATAATGAAATTTGTAGCACCAACATTTCTGATTATAATCCTTGTATCATGGGTTTTTGAATATCTGCCGTCTGTTTTATCAAAAACCGATATTGGAACCTGGGTGGCAAGGGGCTTTCTACTGTTTTTAACTATCGCAGGAATATTGATAATAAAACTTGCCTGGGAGAAAAGAAATGGAAGGACATCTTCTTAA